The Rhinolophus sinicus isolate RSC01 linkage group LG07, ASM3656204v1, whole genome shotgun sequence genomic interval AGACACAGCGGCTGCCTCCCAGCCAGCATCGGCCTGTCAGGATCAGGGCTGTTCTGCAGTTGTGCTGGGATCCCCAGGTGGGGACTAACAGAGCCAAGTCTAGTGCTGGGGGCAGAGAGAGGTGGGGGCTGAAGAAAGCACCCCAAAATGGGCTGCTGGCTAGGAGACCCATGGGGCTGAGAAGTCTGATCCAGACTCCAGAACCAAACGAGGGGGGTAGTGATGGAAAAGTCACCAGTCAGGATCCAGAGGCTACCATCGCCTCAGCACTTCCCATGGCATAAAACGGTTGCTCTTCTCTCCAGGGGTGATAGCCTCAGAGCTTGCTCCGTGGGGCCTCTGCCAGGGGCTGCTGCAGCCGCCACACCACCCTCACTGGCTCGGCAACATGGTCCAGCTCCCGGAGGCTGCCCAGGTCGCCCGTCTGACTATACTGCTGCAGGGCCGGCTGGAGCACCGTGATGGGAATGCTGAAGTTCAGGTGTGGGTAGGTGGCCCCCGTGTTATTATCCCGGGTGTTGCTCGCAACAATGCCTGTTGAGGagtcagagaggaaaagagggtgTGAGCCAGGAGGCAGACGGATGGATGGGAAGGGAGGCCTATCTCCATCCTGGAGGCCCTAGGCTTGTTGGGGGCTTGGAGCGCCCAGACGCAAGGCTTCCCTTCATGGACACCAGCTGCCCACACCCTGGTCCCCTTTCCCCACTTTACTTTCTCCTTAACATCATCAATATCTAACAGTGTTTCACTTATTTGATTTTCTCTCTCCAACTAGGGTCAGGTCCATGAGGGCACACCTTTTGCTTTGTTTGTGCAGACTCCCCAGACCAAGAACCgtgcccagcacagaggaggCACTCAAGTGAGCGGATGAATACATCAGACCCACAGACACTTGTTTGGCCTGCGtagtgcatgtatgtgtgtgcatgtgtatgcatgtagtttttttttttaattttttattggggaatattggggaacagtgtgttttttccaggacccatcagctccatgtcaaatcattgttttcaacctagttgtggagggcgcagctcactggcccatgtgggaatcgaactggggACCTTGGTGTTACGGGAGgaacactgcactctaaccactgagcaactGGCCGCCCCGCATGTAGTTGTAAAGacaattttagacttacagaagcCTTGCCAAAATAGTAGAGTTCCTGTACATCCTTCATTCACCTTTCCCTTCTATTAAACATCTTGAATAGAAATTCACCTTGGTATAATGCTATTAACTAAAGCACAGATCTCATTTGGATTTCACTAGTGTCTTCATTCATGTTCTTTCTGTTCCAGAAGGCATTCCAAGATTCCACATGGCATTTAGTTGTCACCTCTCCTAAGACTCTTCCCACCTGGGTCAGTTCTACAGTCTGTCCTTATCTTTCATGAAGCCTTGACACTTTGAAGAATACAGGTGcagttattttgtagactgtTCCTCAGTTTGGGTCTCCCTGATGTTTTCTCATAAGACTGAGGTTTACACCTTATTGAGAAACAACGAATCCTTCTCAGTGTGTCCTGTTAGGAGCCATATGATGTCTATAATCATTACTTGTGATATTAACCTTGATCACTCGGCTAAGGTGGCATTTGCCAGGTTTCTCCCTTAGACTTactattttcccctttgtaacGTACTAGGTAGTTTAGGGTAAGGCAAATATCCTGGTTGTATTTAAACGTTTGCCCATGATTTTAGCATACATCAGCAGATCCTGTTTGCAGCAATTCGTACCGTGGTGAACCAATAGTGACTTTCTATTTCCCTcatttcttctgcatttattaattggaaaTCTTCTGTAACGAAGAGctgttgcttgtctccatttaaaaatttattcggTTATTTGTTTATAGCACTGTGGACTCATGgatattcattttttcctttgggttataatccaacaTTACTGGTACTTGTTTTGCTGCGCAAGTTGTTCCAATGGGAGTTCCTTCAAGTCAGCTCTGGTTCTTTCAACATGTGACATGCCCCATCATTCTGTCGTTGTTAGGATTTCCTACCTTTCCAGTACCACAAGGTACTTCAGGCTCATCGTGGATTTTCCCTGTCCCAGTCCTGGAATCAACCAGTTTCCGGTTCTTTTTACTAGAGAATTGCTCTTAGAAAGCAAGATCTGGGCTGTTGGTATATTCATTGCAACTGGGGTGTCACAACAACAGAgctgggatatatatatatatatatatatatatatatatatatatattcatgcatacatatttatttctgtatctactTATCTGTATACACGTTTTAATAAGTCATGGTTAACTTTATTTGCATACTACGATTGTAGAAATAAGCAATCTATTGTCTCTTGTAAGAGCCAGTCTCTCGCTCTGGGGGAAAGCAGTCAGAAACGAGAAAAGGGGCAGTGCACATGGACCTGTGTGCTGGCCTGCAGTTGGAGGTATCCATGTGGACTCATGTTggcttttcttaaaaatagataaatggattgcttaaaaaaaataaataacccacCTAACTTAGTtaccaaactttaaaaattgaaagacctaacaaccatacacacacacaaagaggttCACAGCTTCTTGTGAAAAATCGGAGATGGGCCAGTCTTAGGCCCCCATTCCTTCATAATGTGGCAATGACACTGGAGCTGAGTAGGGTTCACCCCAGTTCACCTTTGACCCTCCACTCTCTGCTGTCTTCACTCACTCATTCCTTCACTTTACCTGCCCAGTCTCTGAAGGCTTGGACTAATCCAACTCTTGAGGTTCACAGACTGAGTGAGATTAAGTGATTTACCTAAGGTCACAAAGTGACTTAGTGGCAGAGAAAGGACCAGAACCCAGACCTTTTCCCTCACAGTTCAGCATCTGTCCCTTTCCACCCTCAGGAGCAGAACAGCCTGAAAACCGTGCCTAACTCTTTCCTGGGCATAAGAACACCATCTTTCCAGGTAGAGGGGGGCTCCCAGGGCTGGACACTGAGCAGTCACTAGAAGGTCCTGAGGCTCTGGCAGGGGGAAAGCTGGGAGAGGGCCAAGCAGCTGCTTACCCAGGAGATCCCCCGAGTGGGTGGAGAAGAGGGGTCCCCCACTGGAGCCGCCATGCACAGCACACGTGGTCTGCAGCATCACTGGGGTGTCATCCACCTGCACCACAGCAGACAGGATGCCTGAGGTCACCGAGGGCCCGCAAGCCTGGCCAAAGATGCCGAAGCCCACCACGCTGACAGCTTCGCCTgccagagggaaggagggtgaaGCTGAGAAGCCTCCTCTGCCGGGCAAGACTCACCCTCTCCAACCCTATTCCTGTCCTCTCCAAAGTTCCAAACTCTGCCCTTCAAGTTTCTGCTCAGTTACCCCTGCCTTCAGAGAACCTTCCCCAGGTCCCCACAGTTAGAGGCCAGGACCTCCACTGAGCTCCCAGCCCAGCACCTGCTCAACCCCTTCTCCTCAGCATCAGCCCGTTCCCCAGCCCTATGTCCCCTGATAGATGGGGCACATTTTGGAGTTCCTAGCACCTAgctaggtgttcaataaatgtttgtagaattaACATCAATCTATCTACTCCTGGGACTAAGAAATCCCTTGGTGAAAAAAAATGGTGATGACTACAGAACCTTCCTTTACCAAGTGCTTTGAATGCTCAGGGCCTAGGGCTGAGTGCTTCACCCCTGCCTCCTAACACCCAGGAGTAGGGAGCTATCCCTACtacacagatgtggaaactgaggcagagaacaGTAAGCTGCCTGTCCAGGGACACAGGGTTAGTAAGTGGCAGGAGATGCCAGCTCAGAGAGCTTGTACTCTTTGCAGTTGTATTACACTGCAGGCACAAAATGAGACCTCTGGTACCTCTATGGCAGCACTACAAAGCCTTTTTCTCAAATCATGCCACTGGAGCAACACCTCTCTGCCCAGCCTGCAGGGTTATAAGGAGCCCCCAAGGCCGAGCATCTCCACACTACACTGGCACAGGGCCTAAAGAGAGGCGTGCTTATCCTTCACCAGGGATCCCACCTGCCgccaccctcaccccccagcaCCTTAGACATGCTGGGCATAAGCAGGGAAGCCTCCAACAGCATCCACAGCCAAAGCACTGGAGCCAGGATTTCATGCCAGCTCGATGCCACCCTGACTCATCAGCCCAGTACGGGTGGGGAAGGGAGCTAGCCTGGGGGACTGGCCCCCTGATCTGCAGTGCTTGAGTGCCCAATATTGACTTCCCTTCCCAAGGTCCACCCCAGATCAGAAGACCCTCTGTCCTTTACCTTTGTGGAAATGCTCAGTGGGCACAGGTATGGGGACACCCTCTAGGTCCTCCTCCAGGCTCACCACCGCTATGTCATAGGGAGATGTCTCCCGAGTGGCAAATACTACATGTCCCCAGATCTTGGCACTCCTgggagcaagggaaacaaaatgacAAGCTGGCTTTCTGACCCTTTCGCACATGGAAGAAGCAAAGGGACGAGTGACAGTAAAAGTCAtggacttgagagttaaaagatgTGTTGTCAACCCTGAAACCTACCAGGCCGGTAACTCTTGGCTTGTCATTTAACCATTCTGGGGGATTTCTAAAAATGCTTTACAACTGTAGGCTACTTCTCTGCAAAGCTTCCTGCATGTCACCATGATCGTAAACACCTGACGCCTAGTGAGCACAGCGGCCAGGCCTGGTGTTAGCATTCTGTGGACACcattcatttagtcctcacaacagccctacgaactaggcactggtattatctccattttagatgGTGCAtttgagacccagagaggttgagtaactttcCCAACatcacatagtaagtgctagGAGCCAGAGCAAACATGACCAGCGTTTCCTTCACTGCCTCATTTGACAATCCTGTCAGTTGGTGGGGCAGGCATGATATGACTTCATCCCTCTAGGTCCTTGTTTACATAAATGCCAGCACTTctatagcacttactatgtgccagtgtCTGTTCCAAGACTTTACATGTCAACTCAGGGCAAAGCAACTTagataagtgacttgcccaagatcacacatgGGCTTCCTGCTCCACACTCTGTAGTGGTTGCTTCCAGCAGACCTGTTGATTTTCTTAGGAGCaagagtggggtggggcaggggggtgAAGAATCTGGGATTATACACCCATGGAAATGGTCATCGCCAGTCTTCCCTATAAAGTCATGGCTAGCCTGTCGGCTGCCAGCGGGGACCTCTATGACAAAGCTGGGCTGGGTTAACCTTGGAAATGCAATAGATTTTGAAAAGCCTGAACTGGGAGGCTAGATTGAGGCAGGGACAAGAGAACATCAGGACTAACTCCAAGGTGCTACCCTGCTTTGCTCTGGCTTAAGTTAAGCACTCAGGCCTACACAGGAAATAGAACATGTACTAGAAAACCTAGCCAGGAAGCCAAAGCCACTGTCATGCCGGTGGAAGTACAGGAGGACTAGAGTGTTCTCTTCAGAGAGGGAACAAATGACTGTCTAACGTCCCAACCAGACTACCCAACAGGATCACCCAAAGATTTTCAAACCCTATCTATCTGCCTGGGCTCCACTCCTACATTTTAATTAGGTGGAACCCCACATCTGTAATTTGGATCTAGAAGGGAGGGAAGCTCTGGTTAAGATCTAAGAGGTAAATAAGACAAACAGGCCCAACCCATTATCCCAGGAGAGCATCCTGGGCCCCCCGGCCTTCACAGCCACTTGGAGTTGGGGGTAGTCAAACGGCCTAGTGGTGTGTGGGTGCAGGGCTGTGAGACAGAAGTTGCCCAGAAGGAAACCAGACTGGGAGAGACGTATGCAGGGAAGCCCCCAGTTCCCAAACTCAGAGTTGGTTGGCATATTGCCCAAGCCTCATTCAGCCCCTGCCAGGAGGCCCAGAATCCCGTACTGGGGTTCTGGGAGCCAAGGATGAGGGGAGGGTCCCAGATCTCTTCACACTACACCACCAAAGCACCAGCGAGACGCCCGAAGGCCTCCGTAGTCCTAAGGATTAAGACCTGATCCCTAGGATCCAGATCTCAGACCTGGTAAGGGAGTAGAGTGGGAGCAGCTTTGCGGGCCTTACTTGGAGGTGGTGGGGCGCACCACAACTCTGGACGCCTCGCGGGGGGCCACATGCCGGCAGGTCACCACTAGGCAGGGCGCCACGACCACTCCGGAGCCCCAGACAGTGCCACATTCCACCAGCACAGCCGCGGCTGCCCACGGGGGCCCGGGGTCTCGGAGAGGCAGGCCCCATGGGGCGCCCACCTCCGGCGGCAGGAGGGCCGCCAGGGAAGCGGCACAGGGTCGCAGGCGGCCAAGCGCGGTACGCGCGGCGCGGAGGAGAGGGGCGGCAGCGCAGAGCAGCGTGAGGCCCACCCACTCGCGGGACTTCCAGCAGAGGGGCGCCGCCACCAGCGCCACCAGCACCCCCGGGGGCCGCGCCGCGAACACGCCGCCGCCCTCGGTGCCAGGAAGGCAGCGCGCATCCGTGAGCAGCAGCGGGCCGGTCGCGTTGCTGAGGACGCCGCGGCTCAGAGTGTTGAGAAAGATATCAGGGCAGAAAGCGCCGAACGGGGAGCCACAGGCCAGCAGCGGTGCGCCCTTGGGCACGGCCCCCAGAGGCGCCACGGCCACTCTCGGCCCGCGCTCATCCGCCTCTTCCTCCGGGATGGGCCGCACTCGCACCAGCGCGAACCAGCCCAGCGCTCTCAGCTGATCCTCTTCCTCGTCCTCCGACACTTCGGCGTCCGGCGCCGTGCTCGCGAAGCGCCACTGCTCTGCTGTCTCGCTCCCGAAGAGGTGCGCGAAGTGGGCCCGGAATGCTGGGCAGCTCAACAGTAGCAGCAGCTCGGCGGGGTGCGGGAGCTGCAGGGGCGGCTCGCGGTGCCCGGCCAGCGGGCCGGACTCTAGGCCGGCGCACTGGGGCGTGCACAGCGCGGGGCGGCCCCGTTCGGGGCGGCCTACCGGACTCGCGGCCGTTGGGCCCCACTGCACGTGCAGGCGCAGGTCTTCGCCGCAACTGTCGCCGGGCAGGAAGGCAGTGCCGGCTGCGGTCAACGCCCCGCTTCCCGCCCGCAGAAACGGGGTGAAGATGCCCCCGTGGCACAGCACCAGGCCCGGTCTGCGGCTCAGGATCACTCCGCTGCAGCTCCACGAGCCCGCCTCGGGCTGCCCGGCCCGGGAGGCGCTCACCACGCAGCCCGTCTGCTCGGCTACCCTCATGGCTGGCCCCCACTGCCGCCCCATGGCTCCGGGACGGTGTGTCTGGGTTTCCCGGAGATCCAGGGAGTGAGCGAGGAACCCAGCCGGGACCGGTGGACCCCACCGAGCGCCACCCAGAGCTACAAGCGAGAGGCGCAAGCGCTTACTCAGGTCTTCCTCGTCGGACCCGATTGGCTAAACCCAACAGACCCGGCCCAAttggctgggcctggggccgAACCTGATTGGCTGCTGACGCTGACCCTCATTTCTGCTCCCTGTTGGTTCCTGCCACCTGTGGGCAGCGTAGAGGACCAAGCGGTCGCACAGGCCCGGGAGAGTGACAGGCGTGCAGCTTTACCGGGAGActggggggaagggcagggggagGGTCCCTCGGAGCCTAGTCTCTTCTCTGTTTGTTGGGCTGcaggaaaggaaatagaaatgagCGCTGACGTGGCTAGACTTGCCCAGGGCCATGACAGCACCTGTCAGCAGCTGCCCAGGTGGAGGTGACATTCGACCTCTGACGGGATCATACGGCAAGGAAATCCTTGGCCAATTCAGTATTCTGAACACGGCAGCAATCCACTAGGTGGCGTGGAGCTCACGGACTGCATCTCGGGTCTTTTGATGCCAAAGCCCAATACGACAAATCCCCTGGAAAATGGATTTGCTCCAAATAAAATTGCCCTTTAAAATTGACTATGAGCAGTGGTTGAAGTAAAAATTATACAagttaaattaatataataaattaataaaataaatttaattatacaaattaaaaattttaattatacaaggCTATATTTTGTAGTATGCATATTTCACATAATGACCACCCAGGATTTACCTAGGTCAGgggtcaaacgctttttctgtaaagggccagtgTAGTTCAGGTTTTGTGGGCCATGCATTGTCTCAAATACTCAACTCTGCAGCTGCAGCATGCAAAAGCTAAAGGAATGGGGTGGCTGTGTtgcaacaaaactttatttatggacactaaaaTTCGAATTTCACACAACTTTCACATCAcgaaatagcatttttttctcacagGCAGCAGGCCAGGTTTGGCCCACAAACTATGGTCATCATGATCTAAGCTAACATAAAGCATCCctattttcccaaagaagtaTCCTTGAGGATAGAGGAACATGAATAAGTgtatttggggagggggtgggggggcggggggacttCAGGATTTCTCCAGTCACCACAAGCTAGACATATCACTAAAatacacattaatttttaatatgattattaGGACATATTTATGTcaacttaatgaaaaataataactaaaattataCCACTTTTCTGCCTcaaatttttgaataaaactaAAGCTGTTGGTATAGCCCCAGCACAACACTGGGTAATGCTCGTAGTGCTCCCAGTAACACACCTGTTTGAGAAAGGGAAATAATCCATTTTAATATGAGGCAGGACTGAAATTAGCAGTCCTGTAGCAAGCACTGTCTTTTTTTGGTTCTGTGACACAGAAGATGGCTGGAGCATAGTAAAATCTCTCAACTTTCCTAATTCCCTAGCAATTGAGAGTTTCTTTCTAGAGCCCAGTCATTCTCCCTTAAAGACACTCAAGCCTCCAGTATGAATTGTTATACGTCAGGTTTGTCTGTTAATGACACATCATAATAGTCACAGCCAACAACCAAGGTGGGACCCCTGGAGTGTTGGGCTCATTGACTCAGCCTTTAAGTCTCATGTTCCACTCCAACTCAAACACCTATAAACATTGTAACACCTATGGCTGCCTTTTATAGTAACATGGATATTAGTTTCAACCACAGATTGCCTCCAATAACTTTAATAGTCAAAAAGAACCTGCCCTCCTACAAGCTCATAATGCACAAGCACAGGTTTCATTCCTTCCTGTATTTTGCCAAATGTAGCATTCAACTGGATCTCTCCAACTTTGTATAAAATGATGAGTGAAACACAACTAAACTGGATCCAGTCCTTGCTTGCATATTAATATGATTTTGTTCAAAAGTCTGCCATGTCCAACCTGTCGCAGAGATGACCACCAAGGCTCTCAAACAGTGCTAAATTTATTACTTCTAGTGGAATGTGAATTGGCCTAgacgttttttgttgttttttttctggtagcAAATTTTAAGTCTCTCACATCCATTATACATATTTCTCCCCATAAGTAAGGAAAACTTTTTGCTTTTCTCACATAACAAATGTTTTGATATGTTCAAACTCAGAACAAAccaatgccaaaaaaaaaaagcacgacAGCAAGTTTGtttgaactttttattaaaatgcttagGATACAGATTGACTTTCTTTTGTAAATGACGGTTTTACTTTTCCTGAAATAGGACATATATGCACTCTGATAAAACAGAATGAAGTCTCAATTCATGGGAGTTCCTGTACAAAAAGCTCTGATCCTCACTGTTAGGAGCCAAGCTCCTCACAGCAGCTTCTTTCCACTCTCTTATTATAGGAACAGTGTTTTCTGTGGGGCAAGAACTAGACTGGTGCTGCTGGACTTTTCAATCCCCCTCTTTCTCCAGTGGCCAAGACAAACCACTTTCACAAAGAGCTGCCCTGCATAGAATCCATAATTTTCTAGCTTGCTACAAAGTGattagggaaaaaacaaaaacaagaaaaactaacACTGAAGCAATCATACTTCTCTTGTCTCTGGATAGAGAAGTATGAGTTACCTTTagccaaaggaaattaaaagtatgCAAGTTAACTACCTAATTCTTTCACCTTTAGCTAGATTTATTCACTTAAGGCTTTAACCCCTTTTCAGATGAACAGTTCTGTCTTAATCGAGCTATGCTGGCTCATAAATGAAGTCACGCTCTTCCTAGACTTACACTTCACTGAGCCTCCGCATCTTGTACCTGGCAGTGAAAAGGTCTGCTTTCCCAATAGGTCAGTACTGAAGACTAACAATGAGAAACCCAACTAAAGAACAATGCTCTCTCACCCCAGGAGTCTGTTACCCACACTTCCCCTACCCTCACATTAGAAGTGAGAATCCACTGACTTGACTCCTCAGCAAGTAAGTATCATCATCATAATTTTCAATTCTGAGGAAACTCCCTCTAATCtttcattaaaggaaaaatgaatgaagataTCCTCCCATCCTAAGACTATCTCCTATCCCATCATCTTTTTCTGCAAGGGTAGAAATTGGTTAAGAACATGAAAATCCAATTTCACACATGacattaagaaaatggaaagctaCGAAAACAATCCTCCTCACCACTGGGGATGCTAAGGCTTCTGTACTGGGTGTTTCTGGACACTAAGTGTTGCTGGTTCAACAGGAATAATAGCCCTCCACAAAATTCTTGGATTATTTCTGGAATGGAGAAAGGCAATTTCgtaccaaaaaacaacaaccaaccaacctgGAAAAACTGCAGATGTTAAACTttaaacaccaaaacaaaaaaattgatgaaaagaACTCATAAATAGTCCAGTACAGAGACCAAATTCTGCAAGTGGAAAATTTAAAGCTCATTAAGTAAATCTTTCCCAGATTCAACCAAATGCTAAAATACCAGATTTTTAAGTTCTCAAGTGACGGAATCAAGAACCCTTAAACTGTTAATTTTGTCCTATGTGACTCTCCTATCCAGACATATTCCCCCTAGAATGTGTGCAAAAGTAGCTGACACACACCTGCAGGATATGACACCACGGGAGATGTTCTCAGCTCTTCTATGAGGCGAAAGTCATTTcgtataactgaaaataaaaaaagtgctacagagaaaaataaaacttcacaaGAGTTAAAAGCAAAGACCGGCTGAAATCTGTAACTTTTTAggtgataatattaataataataacccacTCTATAACGAACTCCTCTGCAGTGAACAATCTGCTATACGCTCTGAGGAAGAATCAGCCTCGCTTGCCACAGTGGGACCTGCTGCAGCGGTGAGGCCAGGTTCTGTCCTTTCTTAGTTCTCTGTGTACACGGATGCCACCTGCTACAAGGCAGCTGGACAGACAGGGGAGCTTCTCTCACCAACCTGCTAACTCAACAGGAAGAAGTTCACTTGACCGCCTGTGGCCTCCAACATGTATCTGTGCATAATTTTATGAAGTATCTAAATGCCATtcactagattaaaaaaaaaaaaaggaatagaaaactcTGGACCAAGTAAATTGTAAACTCAAAGTTAGGAGGGGAACCAATTACATTAAcaacactttctttaaaaaatagaatcacTTCTTTTGAAATCAACCACAGTGGTGAGAcgtgtttttcttttcaggtgCCCCATGATGGCACACAGCTTTACCCGGCAAATCTTGC includes:
- the TYSND1 gene encoding peroxisomal leader peptide-processing protease isoform X1, which encodes MGRQWGPAMRVAEQTGCVVSASRAGQPEAGSWSCSGVILSRRPGLVLCHGGIFTPFLRAGSGALTAAGTAFLPGDSCGEDLRLHVQWGPTAASPVGRPERGRPALCTPQCAGLESGPLAGHREPPLQLPHPAELLLLLSCPAFRAHFAHLFGSETAEQWRFASTAPDAEVSEDEEEDQLRALGWFALVRVRPIPEEEADERGPRVAVAPLGAVPKGAPLLACGSPFGAFCPDIFLNTLSRGVLSNATGPLLLTDARCLPGTEGGGVFAARPPGVLVALVAAPLCWKSREWVGLTLLCAAAPLLRAARTALGRLRPCAASLAALLPPEVGAPWGLPLRDPGPPWAAAAVLVECGTVWGSGVVVAPCLVVTCRHVAPREASRVVVRPTTSKSAKIWGHVVFATRETSPYDIAVVSLEEDLEGVPIPVPTEHFHKGEAVSVVGFGIFGQACGPSVTSGILSAVVQVDDTPVMLQTTCAVHGGSSGGPLFSTHSGDLLGIVASNTRDNNTGATYPHLNFSIPITVLQPALQQYSQTGDLGSLRELDHVAEPVRVVWRLQQPLAEAPRSKL
- the TYSND1 gene encoding peroxisomal leader peptide-processing protease isoform X2, with the protein product MGRQWGPAMRVAEQTGCVVSASRAGQPEAGSWSCSGVILSRRPGLVLCHGGIFTPFLRAGSGALTAAGTAFLPGDSCGEDLRLHVQWGPTAASPVGRPERGRPALCTPQCAGLESGPLAGHREPPLQLPHPAELLLLLSCPAFRAHFAHLFGSETAEQWRFASTAPDAEVSEDEEEDQLRALGWFALVRVRPIPEEEADERGPRVAVAPLGAVPKGAPLLACGSPFGAFCPDIFLNTLSRGVLSNATGPLLLTDARCLPGTEGGGVFAARPPGVLVALVAAPLCWKSREWVGLTLLCAAAPLLRAARTALGRLRPCAASLAALLPPEVGAPWGLPLRDPGPPWAAAAVLVECGTVWGSGVVVAPCLVVTCRHVAPREASRVVVRPTTSKHCCEQHPG